From the candidate division KSB1 bacterium genome, one window contains:
- a CDS encoding DUF3078 domain-containing protein, translating into MRKVTLILAAFSILPIVSAQEAQEAPKYGWQKEAVVSLNLTQASFDNYKQGGENSRAWQVRSTVKFVNDREKFLWANSGKFEYGNLKSGDKPVQKSVDEIKLESVLTYKVGKLLNPYLSAVGETQFAPGYDYSQSPKVKISQFMDPGTFREAMGLGYKPSDFFQIRLGAAAKQTLSRTFTSITDKPETEKIEKLKNEVGAESVIDLNYKLGGTTQLKSKLELFSNLKAFNKIDVIWDSDLTTKITKYIAFNFNVKLLYDRDVSAKRQLKQVMGLGISYSLF; encoded by the coding sequence ATGAGAAAAGTCACGCTGATCTTGGCAGCCTTTTCTATTTTGCCGATCGTTTCGGCTCAGGAGGCTCAGGAAGCGCCGAAATACGGCTGGCAAAAAGAGGCGGTCGTATCGCTCAATTTAACGCAGGCGAGCTTTGACAATTATAAGCAGGGCGGAGAGAACTCGCGCGCCTGGCAGGTTCGCAGCACGGTCAAATTCGTCAACGACCGCGAAAAGTTCCTTTGGGCGAACAGCGGCAAATTCGAATACGGTAATCTCAAAAGCGGCGACAAGCCGGTGCAAAAATCGGTGGACGAGATCAAGCTTGAAAGCGTTCTGACCTACAAAGTCGGTAAGCTGCTCAACCCCTACCTTTCGGCTGTCGGCGAAACGCAATTCGCGCCGGGATACGACTATAGTCAATCGCCAAAGGTCAAGATTTCGCAGTTTATGGACCCCGGCACTTTCCGCGAAGCGATGGGTTTGGGCTACAAGCCGAGTGATTTTTTTCAGATCCGCCTTGGTGCCGCCGCCAAACAGACCCTGAGCCGCACGTTTACCTCAATCACCGACAAACCGGAGACCGAAAAGATTGAAAAGCTGAAAAACGAAGTCGGTGCAGAATCGGTAATCGATTTAAATTACAAGTTGGGCGGAACGACGCAGCTCAAGTCCAAACTCGAGTTGTTTTCCAACCTAAAGGCCTTTAATAAGATCGATGTCATTTGGGACAGCGACCTTACGACCAAAATTACCAAATACATCGCCTTTAATTTCAACGTCAAGCTGCTCTACGATCGGGACGTTTCAGCAAAGCGCCAGCTCAAGCAGGTCATGGGACTCGGCATTTCCTACAGTCTGTTCTGA